The Mesorhizobium sp. B2-8-5 genome segment AATATGACTATTTTCCAGTACTCGTTTCGCTCAAAAAGCCTTCCGTGTCGTTTTATGAATGCCCAGTAAGAGAAAGAGGTGGATGCGAATACTATGGCTAGATTAACGGGTGTTGCCGTGGCTGACTCCATGGATGGAACCATATACACAAAGGCGATCCATGCGAGATACAATACGATTGTAATAGTAATGTAAATTCCGACGTAGCGCCAAATATTCACCGTTTCCATGTTGTCTATGAGCATCATATTTCCCCGCGTTTCAGAAATGATAGAGTCTTGAATTTCAAACGCAAGAAAAATCGCCGGGATCAAGTCACCAGTAGAGGGATGGTAATTCGGCTCCAAGAATTTCAGCGATCCGTCGAAGTGTCGCCGGCGTCGTATTTTCCGGCAAACGATCGAGCGGAAAGAAAACCGCCTCGGCGATCTCATGGTCG includes the following:
- a CDS encoding ABZJ_00895 family protein; the protein is MEPNYHPSTGDLIPAIFLAFEIQDSIISETRGNMMLIDNMETVNIWRYVGIYITITIVLYLAWIAFVYMVPSMESATATPVNLAIVFASTSFSYWAFIKRHGRLFERNEYWKIVIFSTAASLLFSMVCLLFSMAVGITPASLEHVSAGAWVMVLAILALFGFCINAIGFNKRFGKRFLKANRGRRAQLDAEPFQ